One Candidatus Binatia bacterium DNA window includes the following coding sequences:
- a CDS encoding phosphotransferase family protein, with product MSDMRQALARFIAEKTDGPAEVHELSRISGGFSYETWSARAKWRGGEGHLVVRREPRGGVLEPYDASKEFRILRALEATRVPVPKALWLEDTGEVLGTRFYIMEFVEGEIPLPWDESIPNDVRQEMHRQFTDMLAAMHTLDWKALGLDFLGVPTDAMDPGALELERCREILDRVELRPYPLLREILAWLDERRPKSPMLSLIHNDFRMGNFVWRDGKIVTLLDWERAFIGDPMVDVAFSRLENLAGWCSITDGMAKRYTEKSGIAIDEERVSFYETLEQLKATLVGLTGLRAFADGRTSDLRLVQIGAFGEQAVPSLAKAIGVGS from the coding sequence ATGAGCGATATGAGACAGGCACTGGCCCGCTTCATCGCGGAGAAGACCGACGGGCCCGCGGAAGTCCACGAGCTCTCGCGGATCTCCGGCGGGTTCTCGTACGAGACGTGGAGTGCGCGCGCGAAGTGGCGCGGCGGTGAGGGGCATCTGGTCGTTCGGCGGGAGCCGCGGGGCGGCGTGCTCGAGCCGTACGATGCGTCGAAAGAGTTCCGCATTCTGCGGGCGCTGGAGGCGACTCGTGTGCCCGTGCCGAAGGCCCTATGGCTCGAGGACACCGGCGAGGTGCTCGGGACGCGGTTCTACATCATGGAGTTCGTCGAGGGGGAGATCCCGCTCCCGTGGGACGAGTCCATTCCGAATGATGTCCGGCAGGAGATGCATCGCCAGTTCACCGACATGCTGGCGGCGATGCACACCCTCGACTGGAAGGCCCTCGGCCTCGACTTTCTCGGCGTGCCGACGGACGCGATGGATCCGGGAGCCCTCGAACTCGAGCGCTGTCGCGAGATCCTCGATCGCGTCGAGCTCCGACCCTACCCGCTTCTTCGCGAGATCCTGGCCTGGCTCGACGAGCGGCGTCCGAAGTCCCCGATGCTCTCGCTGATTCACAACGATTTTCGGATGGGAAACTTCGTGTGGCGCGACGGCAAGATCGTCACGCTTCTCGATTGGGAGCGCGCGTTCATCGGCGACCCCATGGTGGATGTCGCCTTCTCCCGACTCGAGAACCTGGCCGGCTGGTGCAGCATCACGGATGGGATGGCGAAGCGGTACACCGAGAAGTCCGGCATCGCGATCGATGAGGAGCGGGTGTCCTTCTACGAGACCCTCGAGCAGCTGAAGGCGACGCTGGTCGGGCTCACGGGTTTGCGCGCCTTCGCCGATGGCCGGACGTCCGACCTCAGGCTGGTTCAGATCGGCGCGTTCGGAGAGCAAGCCGTTCCGTCCTTGGCCAAGGCGATTGGAGTGGGGTCATGA
- a CDS encoding zinc-binding dehydrogenase: MRGAVLVEPYKIRLEDFPKPEIDSDDAVLIRTEGVGICGSNLHWWTGGGPATKLMEFPMPGAGGHEFAGVVEEVGSRVTRVKPGDRVTVDQFESRSCGYCSQCTTGLFTQCENIAAPGLEGFFDYLKFTERGLYHVPDGIETYISALVQPYACSVSAVRRAGIVGGEQVVVLGAGVLGLCAAATAKALGAEKVIITAKYDAQKKLAKKFGVDVIVESGTENLVERLLEETGGRGADLVVETVGSHAPTLGQALEIVRPASKVVVLGLWDDLVPLDSWQAILKDVQLLFCLNHGVIGHKADYELCLDWMASGKVPAQDLVTHVMTFEQLEEAFKVAADKTSGCVKVIARPF, translated from the coding sequence ATGCGCGGAGCAGTACTGGTCGAGCCGTACAAGATTCGGCTCGAGGACTTTCCGAAGCCCGAGATCGACAGCGACGATGCGGTTCTCATCCGCACCGAGGGCGTCGGGATCTGCGGCAGCAATCTGCACTGGTGGACGGGCGGCGGCCCGGCGACGAAGCTCATGGAGTTCCCGATGCCGGGAGCGGGTGGACACGAATTCGCCGGAGTCGTCGAAGAAGTCGGGTCGCGCGTGACCCGGGTGAAGCCTGGCGACCGTGTCACGGTCGATCAGTTCGAGAGCCGTTCGTGCGGATACTGCTCACAGTGCACGACCGGTCTCTTCACGCAGTGCGAGAACATCGCGGCGCCGGGCCTTGAAGGCTTCTTCGACTACCTCAAGTTCACAGAGCGCGGTCTGTATCACGTGCCCGACGGCATCGAGACCTACATCAGTGCCCTCGTCCAGCCGTACGCATGCTCGGTGAGCGCCGTTCGGCGCGCGGGCATCGTTGGTGGCGAGCAGGTGGTCGTTCTCGGAGCCGGGGTCCTCGGTCTCTGTGCGGCGGCGACCGCGAAGGCACTTGGCGCCGAGAAGGTCATCATCACCGCGAAGTACGACGCGCAGAAGAAGCTCGCGAAGAAGTTCGGCGTCGACGTCATCGTCGAGAGCGGCACGGAGAACCTGGTCGAACGGCTCCTCGAAGAGACGGGCGGGCGCGGTGCGGATCTCGTCGTCGAGACCGTCGGGAGTCACGCACCCACGCTGGGGCAGGCGCTCGAGATCGTTCGTCCGGCGAGCAAGGTGGTCGTTCTCGGTCTTTGGGACGACCTTGTGCCGCTCGACTCGTGGCAGGCGATCCTGAAGGACGTCCAGCTGCTCTTCTGTCTGAACCACGGCGTGATCGGCCACAAGGCCGACTACGAGCTGTGTCTCGACTGGATGGCGAGCGGGAAGGTTCCGGCACAAGACCTCGTGACGCACGTGATGACGTTCGAGCAACTCGAAGAAGCCTTCAAGGTGGCCGCAGACAAGACTAGCGGCTGCGTGAAGGTCATCGCACGACCCTTCTGA
- a CDS encoding VOC family protein: MASALTDLAPHFFQVAYVVPNLEEAEAWFGRTFGVSYFERMEGVAMGEGCRHRGGPSDGVLDISLGFFGVTQVELVKPAGGTSIHSEFQDAGGTGLHHIAFVVPDFAATTARLTGELGEPAADGVIAGGMRVDFAYYECNSAAASTIEILGFDAAARDFMTELKQKSRR; this comes from the coding sequence ATGGCGAGCGCACTGACAGATCTGGCTCCGCACTTCTTCCAGGTGGCCTACGTCGTACCCAACCTCGAAGAGGCGGAGGCGTGGTTCGGCCGTACCTTCGGGGTTTCGTACTTCGAGCGGATGGAAGGCGTGGCGATGGGCGAGGGGTGTCGTCATCGCGGCGGGCCGTCGGATGGTGTGCTGGATATCTCCCTCGGCTTCTTTGGTGTGACCCAGGTCGAACTGGTGAAGCCGGCAGGCGGAACCTCGATCCACAGTGAGTTCCAGGACGCGGGCGGGACGGGGCTGCATCACATCGCCTTTGTGGTGCCCGACTTCGCCGCGACGACCGCGCGTCTAACGGGAGAACTCGGCGAGCCGGCCGCCGACGGCGTGATCGCCGGCGGGATGCGCGTCGATTTTGCCTACTACGAATGTAACTCGGCCGCGGCGTCGACGATCGAGATCCTCGGGTTCGACGCCGCGGCCCGCGATTTCATGACGGAGCTCAAGCAGAAGAGCCGTCGCTGA
- a CDS encoding amidohydrolase family protein translates to MERVLAIDVMNHPIEAKRSLGGDPFEFEEFKIMLRTTFKAAASPPDDKKSAKKKDPMSSMLQGHASVKELVRDMDELGYEYIVITATKMWSYRHHHQLILDYEVDDVGKLVEESNGRIIGAASYNPWRIEESLQDVEKGVREYGFKYVWFHPLSFGMAPNDRRFYPLYAKCNELDIAVGMQVGHSAEVLPSDVGRPMLVDDVAIDFPNLRINLSHTGWPWVDEWCSMLWRHPNVYGDISAYFPRSLDERQIRFMDSSRGRDKVLFGTNGLGLRKCVEQFRDLPVKEETQRRVLRENALEFLKIS, encoded by the coding sequence GTGGAACGGGTCTTGGCAATCGACGTGATGAACCACCCGATCGAGGCGAAGCGTAGCCTCGGTGGGGACCCCTTCGAGTTCGAAGAGTTCAAGATCATGCTGCGGACGACTTTCAAGGCCGCAGCGTCGCCGCCTGACGACAAGAAGTCGGCGAAGAAGAAGGATCCCATGTCCTCGATGCTGCAGGGACATGCGTCGGTGAAGGAGCTCGTTCGCGACATGGACGAGCTCGGCTACGAGTACATCGTCATCACCGCCACCAAGATGTGGTCGTATCGGCATCACCATCAGCTGATCCTCGACTACGAGGTCGATGACGTCGGGAAGCTTGTGGAGGAGTCGAACGGCCGGATCATCGGTGCGGCCAGCTACAACCCGTGGCGCATCGAGGAGAGCCTGCAGGACGTCGAGAAGGGCGTCCGCGAGTACGGCTTTAAGTATGTGTGGTTCCACCCCTTGTCATTCGGCATGGCACCGAACGACCGCCGCTTCTACCCGCTCTATGCAAAGTGCAATGAGCTCGACATTGCCGTCGGGATGCAAGTGGGCCATTCGGCGGAGGTACTTCCGTCGGACGTGGGCCGGCCGATGTTGGTCGACGACGTCGCGATCGATTTTCCGAACCTTCGCATCAACCTCTCTCATACCGGTTGGCCCTGGGTGGACGAGTGGTGCTCCATGCTCTGGCGTCACCCGAACGTCTACGGCGACATTTCGGCGTATTTTCCGCGTAGCCTCGACGAGCGGCAGATACGTTTCATGGACAGCTCTCGGGGCCGGGACAAGGTGCTCTTCGGCACCAACGGACTCGGCCTGCGGAAGTGTGTTGAACAGTTCCGCGACCTGCCGGTGAAGGAGGAAACGCAGCGGCGAGTGCTTCGCGAGAACGCACTCGAGTTCCTGAAGATCAGCTGA
- a CDS encoding SDR family oxidoreductase: MGKLDGKVAVVTGGGSGIGFGIAERFAEEGAKLVLVGRTQERLGRAAKAIGNGAIGIAADMSVESEVKALFDQLERVDHLVTCAGGAVFGTIDGLPAHEWKALFEGRFFGQIYCCHHAVAKMPEGSTILLCSGIAAEAYVPEYSGGAALCGAVNALGKNLAVELAPKGIRVNVLSPGLVEGTEIKNNLAEEKLAAFWEDTVNRIPARRAGTARDTADAAYFLATCGYASGIVIDVDGGWTAT; encoded by the coding sequence ATGGGTAAGCTCGATGGAAAAGTAGCGGTCGTCACAGGCGGTGGTTCCGGAATCGGTTTCGGCATTGCCGAACGTTTTGCTGAAGAAGGTGCCAAGTTGGTGTTGGTCGGCAGAACCCAGGAGCGTCTGGGTCGAGCCGCCAAGGCGATCGGCAACGGCGCGATCGGCATCGCCGCGGACATGAGCGTGGAGTCCGAGGTGAAGGCCCTCTTCGACCAACTCGAGCGCGTGGATCACCTCGTGACGTGCGCCGGTGGTGCGGTCTTCGGCACGATTGACGGGCTTCCCGCGCACGAATGGAAGGCTCTCTTCGAAGGCAGGTTCTTTGGACAGATCTATTGCTGTCATCATGCGGTTGCGAAGATGCCCGAGGGAAGCACCATTCTTCTCTGCTCGGGAATCGCCGCAGAGGCGTACGTTCCCGAGTATAGTGGCGGCGCAGCGCTATGCGGCGCCGTGAACGCGCTCGGGAAGAATCTCGCCGTCGAGCTCGCACCCAAGGGGATCCGCGTCAACGTTCTCTCGCCGGGACTCGTCGAAGGTACGGAGATCAAGAACAACCTCGCAGAAGAGAAGCTCGCGGCGTTCTGGGAAGACACGGTGAATCGCATTCCCGCCAGGCGTGCGGGGACCGCGCGTGACACAGCAGATGCCGCGTACTTTCTCGCGACATGTGGATACGCAAGCGGAATCGTCATCGACGTTGATGGCGGCTGGACCGCTACGTGA
- a CDS encoding TonB-dependent receptor — MFFRFLTVLTSLAFALVIALASASHAFAQDSESYHEGQDGAPDYTADEEAGTDPIPADEPHSFDEPEPGIEVVAPTKSRNEGIGVEELVVTAQKRAQNIQDVPISMTALTSQFIEDSGLTSVLDMSQYVPNVQINAVTDSRSTAIRIRGIGSDGNNAGIDASVGVFIDGVFQGRSGAASITDLADVERIEVLRGPQGTLYGKNTAAGAINVVSKKPIMNVWEGLIEGQAGNYQNRQVRGSINIPVLDDTVALRLSGYYVHRGPFDELLSGGGVNDLNRNGARLRGLFNITDDLELILWGDYGSESSKCCVADILTYEGFPNLDVVFSDAFASQIDGIGSLEGATGRPLPPVDPFDRVVDADQKSTNDLTIWGVAGELNYDIDDYIITWLNAYRQFSSFSILDGDFSSYDAVLSKTDEEFEQVSSELRVTSPYGEDLEYVAGLFFYYQKDNTVGQTGISREWFQASDSLRDLFLDLGEPDENGRIFNVDTNVHKTWSYAFFGQGTYHLADQWDVTIGVRGTYEEKKRVGTQISGFKAADAGIFGPDRFADEGFSVFNVSPMGALMYYPTEDAMVFAKIARGFKSGGFNQLRTVDGLDTRFDDEKATDVEAGIRTAWFDRMLTFNATFFYTWYDDFQSQAFDGSSFRVTNAGSLTSYGVETDGLFIPHPMLVAGFGTGYLHARYTDFDSAPCTSAQEFGKRIEAGNLVAPTGCIADLTGRPLDNAPEWTVSTFAQFTVPLGDAPWGNWSLLGFLRAEYSYRDRAYLGQDLDENLVQDPVNLVNLRGGIRTEDDAWELTFWTMNLTNESYNVVGFDVPIVSGFAAINGPPRTYGATLRYRWYP, encoded by the coding sequence ATGTTCTTTCGCTTTCTGACCGTTCTCACCAGTCTCGCCTTCGCTCTGGTAATCGCGCTCGCGAGCGCGTCCCACGCTTTCGCGCAGGATAGTGAGAGCTACCACGAGGGGCAGGACGGGGCGCCGGATTACACCGCGGACGAAGAGGCGGGGACCGACCCGATTCCGGCCGACGAGCCGCACAGCTTCGATGAGCCGGAGCCCGGCATCGAAGTCGTCGCACCGACGAAATCACGCAATGAGGGCATCGGAGTCGAAGAGCTGGTCGTTACCGCGCAGAAGCGCGCGCAGAACATCCAGGATGTTCCGATCTCGATGACGGCCCTCACCAGTCAGTTCATCGAAGATTCCGGGCTCACCAGCGTTCTCGACATGTCCCAGTACGTTCCGAACGTGCAGATCAACGCAGTCACGGATTCCCGTTCCACCGCGATTCGAATTCGAGGCATCGGCAGCGACGGGAACAACGCGGGGATTGACGCGAGCGTCGGCGTGTTCATCGACGGCGTGTTCCAGGGGCGCTCCGGCGCGGCCTCGATCACGGATCTCGCGGATGTGGAGCGAATTGAAGTCCTGCGAGGCCCGCAGGGGACTCTCTACGGAAAGAACACCGCGGCCGGCGCGATTAATGTTGTGAGCAAGAAGCCGATCATGAACGTCTGGGAGGGGTTGATCGAGGGCCAGGCCGGCAACTACCAGAACCGTCAGGTCCGCGGCTCGATCAATATCCCGGTCCTCGATGACACGGTAGCGCTCCGGCTGTCCGGCTACTACGTACACCGCGGTCCCTTCGACGAGCTGCTGTCCGGTGGAGGTGTGAACGATCTCAACCGGAACGGCGCTCGCCTGCGCGGTCTCTTCAACATCACCGACGATCTCGAGTTGATCCTCTGGGGCGACTACGGCTCGGAATCCTCGAAGTGCTGCGTCGCCGACATCCTGACCTACGAGGGCTTCCCGAATCTAGATGTCGTTTTTTCCGATGCCTTCGCGTCGCAGATCGACGGGATCGGCAGTCTCGAAGGTGCGACGGGGCGCCCCCTGCCGCCCGTGGATCCCTTCGATCGTGTCGTCGATGCAGACCAGAAGAGCACGAACGACCTCACGATCTGGGGCGTGGCGGGCGAGCTGAACTACGATATCGACGACTATATTATCACCTGGCTGAACGCGTATCGGCAGTTCAGCAGCTTCAGCATCCTCGACGGCGACTTCTCAAGCTACGACGCGGTCCTCAGCAAGACCGACGAGGAGTTCGAGCAGGTCTCGTCGGAGTTGCGTGTCACGTCGCCGTACGGAGAGGACCTAGAGTACGTTGCGGGGCTCTTTTTCTACTACCAGAAGGACAACACCGTCGGTCAGACCGGGATTTCTCGCGAGTGGTTTCAGGCGTCGGATTCTCTTCGCGACCTATTCCTGGATTTGGGCGAGCCGGACGAGAACGGTCGGATCTTCAACGTCGACACGAACGTTCACAAGACGTGGAGCTACGCGTTCTTCGGGCAGGGCACGTACCACCTCGCGGATCAGTGGGACGTCACGATCGGTGTGCGCGGCACGTACGAAGAGAAGAAGCGCGTGGGCACGCAGATTTCGGGTTTCAAGGCCGCGGATGCCGGCATCTTCGGCCCAGACCGATTCGCCGACGAGGGCTTCAGCGTCTTCAACGTCTCTCCGATGGGCGCTCTGATGTACTACCCGACCGAAGACGCGATGGTCTTTGCGAAGATCGCGCGCGGCTTCAAATCGGGCGGCTTTAATCAGCTTCGAACGGTCGACGGGCTGGACACCAGGTTCGACGACGAGAAGGCGACCGATGTCGAGGCAGGCATTCGTACGGCGTGGTTCGATCGGATGCTCACCTTCAACGCAACGTTCTTCTACACCTGGTACGACGACTTCCAATCCCAGGCGTTCGACGGAAGCTCGTTCCGGGTGACGAACGCCGGCAGCCTGACCAGTTACGGTGTCGAGACCGACGGGCTGTTCATCCCACATCCGATGCTCGTAGCCGGTTTCGGGACCGGGTACCTGCACGCTCGCTACACCGACTTCGACAGCGCGCCGTGTACCTCCGCGCAGGAGTTCGGGAAGCGTATCGAGGCCGGGAATCTCGTGGCACCGACGGGCTGCATCGCCGACCTGACCGGAAGGCCCCTCGACAACGCACCGGAATGGACCGTGTCGACGTTTGCGCAGTTCACGGTGCCGTTGGGCGATGCACCATGGGGTAATTGGTCGCTTCTCGGCTTCCTGCGGGCGGAGTACAGCTACCGCGACCGCGCGTACCTCGGGCAGGATCTCGACGAGAATCTGGTTCAGGATCCGGTGAACCTCGTGAATCTCCGCGGCGGCATCCGCACCGAGGACGATGCCTGGGAGCTCACCTTTTGGACGATGAATCTCACGAACGAAAGCTACAATGTGGTCGGTTTCGACGTGCCGATCGTGAGTGGCTTCGCCGCGATCAACGGCCCCCCGCGCACCTACGGCGCGACTCTGCGTTACCGCTGGTATCCGTGA
- a CDS encoding diacylglycerol kinase family protein, translated as MTAPTLAYRGADEPVLVIHPERREAFAREISTSGFGKTFPGEALETRGDGLDVIRIRDLLESRGTRVVIAAGGDGTVSTVARGLLEIPDYRRPNLAILPLGTANNVARSFGLLSVRVDGATAARRTLASIDSEHSRRIDVGEANGIPFVGSFALGMDAAILRLRNRLRDQLRLNGALGGYPLYLASTALQGIAHAKVKARTELDGVHSEGPIYNLLVTSCPVYAGEFRFGGPGGVPPGALGVHAFRGRAQYLKAYVAAWRRHVNHNRGLRTYEPETTQRCRELRVRLPAPATAQIDGEEIPATDDWQIRFRPSALRLLLPPTA; from the coding sequence GTGACCGCGCCCACCCTCGCATACCGGGGTGCCGACGAGCCCGTACTGGTGATCCATCCCGAACGTCGGGAGGCGTTCGCTCGGGAGATCAGCACGAGCGGCTTCGGCAAGACCTTTCCCGGAGAAGCGCTCGAGACCCGCGGCGACGGTCTGGATGTGATTCGCATTCGTGACCTCCTCGAGTCGCGCGGCACCCGAGTCGTCATCGCCGCCGGCGGCGATGGCACCGTCTCTACCGTCGCGCGCGGCCTCCTCGAGATCCCCGACTACAGGCGGCCCAACCTCGCCATCCTCCCGCTCGGAACCGCGAACAACGTTGCGCGTTCCTTCGGACTCCTGTCGGTTCGGGTGGACGGCGCGACCGCTGCGCGTCGAACGCTCGCCTCGATCGATTCGGAGCACAGCCGTCGTATTGATGTCGGCGAAGCGAACGGAATCCCGTTCGTCGGATCGTTTGCCCTGGGAATGGATGCCGCGATCCTCCGGCTGCGAAACCGCCTTCGAGACCAGCTACGACTCAACGGCGCGTTGGGCGGCTATCCGCTCTATCTCGCCAGCACCGCGCTCCAGGGCATCGCCCACGCGAAGGTGAAGGCACGAACCGAGCTCGACGGCGTTCACTCCGAAGGACCGATTTACAACCTTCTCGTCACGAGCTGCCCGGTGTACGCCGGGGAGTTCCGATTCGGCGGGCCCGGGGGCGTGCCTCCCGGTGCTCTCGGTGTGCACGCGTTTCGTGGCCGTGCCCAGTACCTGAAGGCGTACGTCGCCGCTTGGCGCCGGCACGTGAATCACAACCGCGGACTGCGCACCTACGAACCAGAAACGACGCAACGCTGCCGCGAGCTCCGTGTGAGGCTCCCGGCGCCTGCAACGGCGCAGATCGACGGGGAGGAGATCCCCGCGACGGACGACTGGCAGATCCGGTTCCGGCCGAGCGCCCTTCGGCTGCTCCTACCGCCAACCGCCTGA
- a CDS encoding hydroxymethylglutaryl-CoA synthase has product MTSSQTAESNRAMPGVSGMSLYVPSFRVDLEQWCEWTDNSWPKVQAVVGKSFRVPAPHENVYTMAANAVLRLIEENDVDPSRVGFLGLGTESSTDNAAGAVIVRGMVDGALAGLGKDRLSRHLEVPEFKHACLGGVYALKSALRYVRTDGAGRQAIVVCSDIAEYERGSTGEQTQGAGAVAFLIEDDPELFTVDLDRSGSASDYRGPDFRKPFARHWKDQYARTGDRIADFPVFSGPYSTFSYLDGTVTAVEEMLRRLDVSAGGYYADVKALFFHRPYQQMPVQAMSFLYARGLARGDHHHDELRTLCDEAGVEYDEVLRETTSSPDLFGTLLADGPTNPYAATSAIAALLRKKASFRELLEAKMSLGDAVVRDLGNLYSAALPAWIAAGFEDACERNLDLDDYPMVAVGYGSGDAAESMPLAAAPRWRTAAARIGARQALTGAIDLSREQYEALHDGRSVDGLAGPVPGTFAISRVGETHEPAFQDLAVEYYEFVPQA; this is encoded by the coding sequence ATGACGTCCAGCCAGACTGCCGAATCCAACCGCGCCATGCCCGGCGTCAGCGGAATGAGTCTCTACGTGCCGTCTTTCCGAGTCGATCTGGAGCAGTGGTGTGAGTGGACCGACAACTCGTGGCCCAAGGTTCAGGCCGTCGTCGGCAAGAGCTTCCGCGTCCCCGCCCCGCATGAGAACGTCTACACCATGGCCGCCAACGCGGTCCTGCGCCTGATCGAAGAGAACGACGTCGATCCCTCGCGCGTCGGCTTCCTCGGACTCGGCACCGAGTCGAGCACCGACAACGCGGCCGGAGCCGTAATCGTGCGCGGCATGGTAGACGGGGCTCTCGCGGGCCTCGGCAAGGATCGACTGTCACGCCACCTCGAAGTGCCCGAGTTCAAGCACGCCTGCCTCGGCGGCGTTTACGCACTCAAGAGCGCACTGCGTTATGTGCGGACCGACGGGGCCGGCCGCCAGGCGATCGTGGTCTGCTCGGACATCGCCGAGTACGAGCGCGGCAGCACCGGAGAGCAGACCCAAGGCGCCGGGGCAGTCGCCTTCCTCATCGAAGACGACCCGGAGCTGTTCACGGTAGACCTCGACAGGTCCGGCAGCGCGTCCGACTACCGGGGCCCCGACTTCCGCAAGCCCTTCGCGCGGCACTGGAAGGACCAGTACGCCCGAACCGGTGACCGGATCGCCGACTTCCCGGTCTTCAGCGGCCCCTATTCGACGTTCTCGTATCTCGACGGCACGGTAACGGCCGTCGAAGAAATGCTCCGCCGCCTCGATGTCTCGGCCGGCGGCTACTACGCCGACGTAAAAGCCCTGTTCTTCCATCGGCCTTATCAGCAGATGCCGGTACAGGCGATGTCGTTCCTTTACGCCCGCGGGCTCGCCCGTGGTGATCACCACCACGACGAGCTCCGCACGCTGTGCGACGAAGCCGGCGTCGAGTACGACGAGGTTCTCCGCGAAACGACATCGTCGCCCGACCTTTTCGGAACACTCCTCGCCGATGGCCCGACGAACCCGTACGCCGCTACGAGCGCGATCGCCGCGCTTCTTCGAAAGAAAGCCTCGTTCCGCGAACTCCTCGAAGCCAAGATGAGCCTCGGCGACGCCGTCGTGCGCGACCTTGGTAATCTCTATTCGGCCGCGCTGCCCGCCTGGATCGCCGCAGGCTTCGAAGACGCGTGCGAGCGCAACCTCGACCTCGACGACTACCCCATGGTCGCCGTCGGGTACGGCAGCGGAGACGCCGCGGAATCGATGCCCCTCGCCGCCGCCCCGCGCTGGCGCACCGCGGCCGCACGGATCGGTGCTCGTCAGGCTCTTACCGGCGCGATCGATCTGAGCCGCGAGCAGTACGAAGCCCTACACGACGGGCGCAGCGTCGACGGACTCGCCGGACCCGTTCCGGGAACCTTTGCCATCTCACGGGTCGGAGAGACTCACGAACCCGCGTTCCAGGATCTCGCAGTCGAGTACTACGAGTTCGTTCCGCAGGCGTGA
- a CDS encoding glycoside-pentoside-hexuronide (GPH):cation symporter: MTSPPAPNRTRKLGWGLLTLYGLPGMGVNFLYCLVLILYMKFATDVLGLAAGVVGLIFFASRIWDGVSDPLIGSLSDRTSSRLGRRKTWMLASAIPLAGAALAMWAPPRSLEGVGLTVWVGVSVVLFYTAYTLFDVPQMALGAELTEEPKERIRVFGARQILRTVGLFVAGALGAALLQDAVNPREVAFWMVLVAGAATVVLIVWAVLALPAERADYANRGGSDLRRSLRDVWTNPHARLLLLVYFLDQLGTGSIGTLAPYAVTYVVKEPSLLSKMLIAYMVPALVSIPAWVWLGSRFPKRDLWLVAMGLTGLGFGGLFFLHEGSIGLMLGSALVAGVGSGCGSTVGYALKADVIDVDEYRTGERKEGAYFAAWNFVGKLAGGVMVGTVGVTLQVVGFEPNAEQSEGTKFAIRFLMGGVPFLLFFVGLWFFRSFSLTEAEHAAILEEMRGRSA, from the coding sequence ATGACGTCACCGCCCGCGCCCAATCGTACGCGGAAGTTGGGCTGGGGGTTGCTCACTCTCTATGGCCTGCCGGGCATGGGAGTGAACTTTCTCTACTGCCTGGTTCTCATCCTGTACATGAAGTTCGCTACTGACGTCCTCGGCCTTGCGGCGGGGGTGGTCGGTCTCATCTTTTTCGCCTCGCGGATCTGGGATGGGGTTTCCGACCCGCTCATCGGTAGCCTGAGTGATCGCACGTCGTCCCGGCTCGGACGACGGAAGACATGGATGCTCGCGTCGGCGATTCCGCTCGCGGGCGCTGCCCTCGCCATGTGGGCCCCGCCGCGCTCGCTCGAAGGGGTGGGGCTCACGGTCTGGGTCGGCGTTTCGGTGGTACTCTTCTACACGGCGTACACGCTGTTCGACGTCCCACAGATGGCCCTGGGTGCGGAACTCACCGAGGAGCCGAAGGAGAGGATCCGCGTCTTCGGCGCGCGTCAGATCTTACGAACAGTCGGGCTGTTCGTGGCGGGTGCGCTTGGCGCCGCGCTCTTGCAGGACGCGGTGAATCCGCGCGAGGTCGCGTTCTGGATGGTGCTCGTCGCCGGCGCCGCGACGGTCGTGCTCATCGTCTGGGCCGTTCTCGCGCTTCCGGCGGAGAGAGCGGACTACGCAAATCGCGGTGGCAGCGATCTCCGTCGCTCGTTGCGGGACGTGTGGACGAATCCGCACGCTCGGCTTCTGCTCCTGGTCTATTTTCTCGACCAGCTCGGAACCGGCAGCATCGGGACGCTGGCTCCGTACGCCGTGACGTACGTGGTGAAGGAGCCGAGCCTCCTCAGCAAGATGCTCATCGCCTACATGGTCCCGGCCCTCGTCTCGATTCCGGCCTGGGTCTGGTTGGGCTCCCGTTTCCCGAAGCGCGATTTGTGGCTCGTGGCGATGGGGCTCACGGGGCTGGGCTTCGGCGGACTGTTCTTCCTGCACGAGGGAAGCATCGGCTTGATGCTCGGGTCCGCGCTCGTTGCGGGCGTGGGGAGTGGCTGTGGGAGCACTGTGGGCTACGCGCTCAAGGCCGACGTGATCGATGTGGACGAGTACCGCACGGGCGAACGCAAGGAGGGCGCGTACTTTGCGGCGTGGAACTTCGTCGGAAAGCTGGCGGGCGGCGTCATGGTAGGCACCGTCGGTGTCACGCTGCAGGTGGTGGGGTTCGAGCCGAACGCGGAGCAGTCGGAGGGTACGAAGTTCGCGATTCGCTTCCTGATGGGCGGCGTTCCGTTCCTGCTGTTTTTCGTGGGGCTCTGGTTTTTCCGCAGCTTCTCGCTGACGGAGGCCGAGCACGCCGCAATTCTCGAGGAGATGCGCGGGCGCTCGGCCTAG